One Rhododendron vialii isolate Sample 1 chromosome 2a, ASM3025357v1 genomic region harbors:
- the LOC131315077 gene encoding protein HIGH CHLOROPHYLL FLUORESCENCE PHENOTYPE 173, chloroplastic isoform X1: MDCCCFSYTNRPTFPSPTLLNFRGNASSVGRRLCRKKFRPGQLSSNHSKPFLQHNDRFQHLVYQQYSYFQPVRTYKRTITAQAGNQGWDLGRFFRTLYFFNGPPSPAKFIEFVVGKLSNPSPSEPVNAMDSSGIVLVAGATGGVGRRVVNILRNKGLPVRVLVRNKDKARSMLGPDIDLVGNLTNFQVVGDITKDSTLAPEYFKGVKRVINAVSVIVGPKEGDTPDRAKYSQGIKFFEPEIKGDSPEMVEYIGMKILINAVKASVGVRSGKLIYGYEGNSVKELAWGALDDVVMGGVSESSFQVDPTGGENGGPTGLFKGVVSTANNGGFSSIRTRNFPVPEDLSAYDGLELRLKGDGRRYKLIVRTSSDWDTIGYTLSFDTVEGQWQSVRLPFSSLRPIFRARTVSDAPPFDPSNILSLQLMFSKFEYDGELNPTFVEGAFQLPVSSIRSYIKDPITPRFVHVGSAGVTRTERPGLDLSKQPPAVRLNKELGFILTFKLKGEDLIRESGIPYTIVRPCALTEEPAGADLIFDQGDNITGKISREEVARICVAALESPYACDKTFEVKSVVPFSEPFTVDPENPPPEKDYDVYFKTLKDGITGKEVLEQSPVAV; encoded by the exons ATGGATTGTTGCTGTTTCAGTTACACCAACCGACCGACGTTTCCCTCCCCTACCCTTCTCAACTTTCGG GGGAATGCATCTTCTGTTGGTAGAAGACTTTGTAGGAAAAAATTTCGTCCTGGGCAGCTGTCTTCCAACCATTCTAAGCCATTTCTTCAACATAATGACAGATTTCAGCACCTCGTTTACCAGCAATACTCTTATTTTCAACCTGTGAGAACATATAAGCGGACTATTACGGCACAAGCTGGAAACCAAGGGTGGGATCTCGGCCGATTTTTCAGGACATTGTACTTTTTTAATGGTCCTCCATCTCCTGCTAAG TTCATTGAATTTGTAGTGGGAAAACTTTCCAATCCGTCACCTAGTGAACCAGTAAATGCAATGGACTCTTCTGGGATTGTGCTAGTTGCTGGAGCCACTGGTGGTGTTGGGAGAAGAGTAGTCAACATCCTACGCAATAAAGGGTTGCCAGTCCGAGTGTTG GTCAGAAACAAAGACAAGGCAAGAAGCATGCTCGGTCCAGACATCGACTTG GTTGGTAATCTCACGAATTTTCAGGTTGTAGGAGATATTACCAAGGATAGTACTCTTGCTCCTGAGTACTTCAAAGGAGTGAAAAGGGTTATAAATGCTGTTTCAGTCATTGTTGGCCCAAAGGAAGGGGATACTCCTGACAGGGCAAAGTACAGCCAA GGGATCAAGTTCTTTGAACCAGAG ATAAAAGGTGATTCACCTGAAATGGTGGAGTATATtggaatgaaaattttgattaatgCTGTAAAGGCAAGTGTTGGAGTTCGAAGTGGAAAACTGATCTATGGATATGAAG GTAATTCAGTTAAAGAACTTGCTTGGGGTGCTTTAGATGACGTCGTGATGGGAGGAGTGAGTGAAAGTTCATTTCAAGTTGATCCAACTGGTGGTGAAAATGGTGGACCAACTGGGCTTTTTAAAG GTGTCGTTTCCACTGCAAACAATGGTGGTTTTTCTAGTATAAGAACAAGG AATTTCCCAGTACCTGAAGATCTTTCCGCATATGATGGTTTGGAGCTACGCCTTAAAGGTGACGGCCGGCGTTATAAGCTTATTGTTCGCACGAGCAGTGATTGGGATACTATAGGATATACATTGAGTTTTGACACAGTCGAAGGCCAGTGGCAGTCG GTGCGCttacctttttcttctttgagaCCCATATTTAGAGCACGAACTGTATCAGATGCTCCGCCCTTTGACCCAAGCAACATCCTATCGTTGCAG CTCATGTTTAGTAAGTTCGAATATGATGGGGAGCTTAATCCAACGTTCGTGGAAGGTGCATTTCAGCTTCCTGTATCAAGCATTCGGTCATATATTAAGGATCCTATCACCCCAAG GTTCGTTCATGTGGGCTCTGCCGGAGTGACTCGAACTGAGAGACCTGGACTCGATTTAAGTAAACAGCCTCCTGCTGTTCGCTTGAACAAGGAACTGGGATTTATTCTCACTTTCAAGTTGAAG GGTGAAGATTTGATACGGGAAAGTGGAATTCCATACACAATTGTTAGGCCTTGTGCATTAACTGAGGAGCCTGCAGGAGCTGATCTCATTTTTGACCAAGGAGACAATATAACG GGGAAAATATCAAGGGAAGAAGTTGCTCGAATATGTGTTGCTGCTCTTGAAAGCCCTTATGCGTGTGACAAGACCTTTGAG GTTAAAAGTGTCGTTCCATTTAGTGAGCCTTTCACAGTGGATCCTGAAAACCCTCCGCCTGAGAAAGATTATGATGTGTATTTCAAGACATTGAAAGATGGAATTACGGGGAAAGAAGTCCTAGAGCAAAGTCCTGTTGCCGTCTAA
- the LOC131315077 gene encoding protein HIGH CHLOROPHYLL FLUORESCENCE PHENOTYPE 173, chloroplastic isoform X3 → MDCCCFSYTNRPTFPSPTLLNFRGNASSVGRRLCRKKFRPGQLSSNHSKPFLQHNDRFQHLVYQQYSYFQPVRTYKRTITAQAGNQGWDLGRFFRTLYFFNGPPSPAKFIEFVVGKLSNPSPSEPVNAMDSSGIVLVAGATGGVGRRVVNILRNKGLPVRVLVRNKDKARSMLGPDIDLVVGDITKDSTLAPEYFKGVKRVINAVSVIVGPKEGDTPDRAKYSQGIKFFEPEIKGDSPEMVEYIGMKILINAVKASVGVRSGKLIYGYEGNSVKELAWGALDDVVMGGVSESSFQVDPTGGENGGPTGLFKGVVSTANNGGFSSIRTRNFPVPEDLSAYDGLELRLKGDGRRYKLIVRTSSDWDTIGYTLSFDTVEGQWQSVRLPFSSLRPIFRARTVSDAPPFDPSNILSLQLMFSKFEYDGELNPTFVEGAFQLPVSSIRSYIKDPITPRFVHVGSAGVTRTERPGLDLSKQPPAVRLNKELGFILTFKLKGEDLIRESGIPYTIVRPCALTEEPAGADLIFDQGDNITGKISREEVARICVAALESPYACDKTFEVKSVVPFSEPFTVDPENPPPEKDYDVYFKTLKDGITGKEVLEQSPVAV, encoded by the exons ATGGATTGTTGCTGTTTCAGTTACACCAACCGACCGACGTTTCCCTCCCCTACCCTTCTCAACTTTCGG GGGAATGCATCTTCTGTTGGTAGAAGACTTTGTAGGAAAAAATTTCGTCCTGGGCAGCTGTCTTCCAACCATTCTAAGCCATTTCTTCAACATAATGACAGATTTCAGCACCTCGTTTACCAGCAATACTCTTATTTTCAACCTGTGAGAACATATAAGCGGACTATTACGGCACAAGCTGGAAACCAAGGGTGGGATCTCGGCCGATTTTTCAGGACATTGTACTTTTTTAATGGTCCTCCATCTCCTGCTAAG TTCATTGAATTTGTAGTGGGAAAACTTTCCAATCCGTCACCTAGTGAACCAGTAAATGCAATGGACTCTTCTGGGATTGTGCTAGTTGCTGGAGCCACTGGTGGTGTTGGGAGAAGAGTAGTCAACATCCTACGCAATAAAGGGTTGCCAGTCCGAGTGTTG GTCAGAAACAAAGACAAGGCAAGAAGCATGCTCGGTCCAGACATCGACTTG GTTGTAGGAGATATTACCAAGGATAGTACTCTTGCTCCTGAGTACTTCAAAGGAGTGAAAAGGGTTATAAATGCTGTTTCAGTCATTGTTGGCCCAAAGGAAGGGGATACTCCTGACAGGGCAAAGTACAGCCAA GGGATCAAGTTCTTTGAACCAGAG ATAAAAGGTGATTCACCTGAAATGGTGGAGTATATtggaatgaaaattttgattaatgCTGTAAAGGCAAGTGTTGGAGTTCGAAGTGGAAAACTGATCTATGGATATGAAG GTAATTCAGTTAAAGAACTTGCTTGGGGTGCTTTAGATGACGTCGTGATGGGAGGAGTGAGTGAAAGTTCATTTCAAGTTGATCCAACTGGTGGTGAAAATGGTGGACCAACTGGGCTTTTTAAAG GTGTCGTTTCCACTGCAAACAATGGTGGTTTTTCTAGTATAAGAACAAGG AATTTCCCAGTACCTGAAGATCTTTCCGCATATGATGGTTTGGAGCTACGCCTTAAAGGTGACGGCCGGCGTTATAAGCTTATTGTTCGCACGAGCAGTGATTGGGATACTATAGGATATACATTGAGTTTTGACACAGTCGAAGGCCAGTGGCAGTCG GTGCGCttacctttttcttctttgagaCCCATATTTAGAGCACGAACTGTATCAGATGCTCCGCCCTTTGACCCAAGCAACATCCTATCGTTGCAG CTCATGTTTAGTAAGTTCGAATATGATGGGGAGCTTAATCCAACGTTCGTGGAAGGTGCATTTCAGCTTCCTGTATCAAGCATTCGGTCATATATTAAGGATCCTATCACCCCAAG GTTCGTTCATGTGGGCTCTGCCGGAGTGACTCGAACTGAGAGACCTGGACTCGATTTAAGTAAACAGCCTCCTGCTGTTCGCTTGAACAAGGAACTGGGATTTATTCTCACTTTCAAGTTGAAG GGTGAAGATTTGATACGGGAAAGTGGAATTCCATACACAATTGTTAGGCCTTGTGCATTAACTGAGGAGCCTGCAGGAGCTGATCTCATTTTTGACCAAGGAGACAATATAACG GGGAAAATATCAAGGGAAGAAGTTGCTCGAATATGTGTTGCTGCTCTTGAAAGCCCTTATGCGTGTGACAAGACCTTTGAG GTTAAAAGTGTCGTTCCATTTAGTGAGCCTTTCACAGTGGATCCTGAAAACCCTCCGCCTGAGAAAGATTATGATGTGTATTTCAAGACATTGAAAGATGGAATTACGGGGAAAGAAGTCCTAGAGCAAAGTCCTGTTGCCGTCTAA
- the LOC131315077 gene encoding protein HIGH CHLOROPHYLL FLUORESCENCE PHENOTYPE 173, chloroplastic isoform X6, protein MDSSGIVLVAGATGGVGRRVVNILRNKGLPVRVLVRNKDKARSMLGPDIDLVGNLTNFQVVGDITKDSTLAPEYFKGVKRVINAVSVIVGPKEGDTPDRAKYSQGIKFFEPEIKGDSPEMVEYIGMKILINAVKASVGVRSGKLIYGYEGNSVKELAWGALDDVVMGGVSESSFQVDPTGGENGGPTGLFKGVVSTANNGGFSSIRTRNFPVPEDLSAYDGLELRLKGDGRRYKLIVRTSSDWDTIGYTLSFDTVEGQWQSVRLPFSSLRPIFRARTVSDAPPFDPSNILSLQLMFSKFEYDGELNPTFVEGAFQLPVSSIRSYIKDPITPRFVHVGSAGVTRTERPGLDLSKQPPAVRLNKELGFILTFKLKGEDLIRESGIPYTIVRPCALTEEPAGADLIFDQGDNITGKISREEVARICVAALESPYACDKTFEVKSVVPFSEPFTVDPENPPPEKDYDVYFKTLKDGITGKEVLEQSPVAV, encoded by the exons ATGGACTCTTCTGGGATTGTGCTAGTTGCTGGAGCCACTGGTGGTGTTGGGAGAAGAGTAGTCAACATCCTACGCAATAAAGGGTTGCCAGTCCGAGTGTTG GTCAGAAACAAAGACAAGGCAAGAAGCATGCTCGGTCCAGACATCGACTTG GTTGGTAATCTCACGAATTTTCAGGTTGTAGGAGATATTACCAAGGATAGTACTCTTGCTCCTGAGTACTTCAAAGGAGTGAAAAGGGTTATAAATGCTGTTTCAGTCATTGTTGGCCCAAAGGAAGGGGATACTCCTGACAGGGCAAAGTACAGCCAA GGGATCAAGTTCTTTGAACCAGAG ATAAAAGGTGATTCACCTGAAATGGTGGAGTATATtggaatgaaaattttgattaatgCTGTAAAGGCAAGTGTTGGAGTTCGAAGTGGAAAACTGATCTATGGATATGAAG GTAATTCAGTTAAAGAACTTGCTTGGGGTGCTTTAGATGACGTCGTGATGGGAGGAGTGAGTGAAAGTTCATTTCAAGTTGATCCAACTGGTGGTGAAAATGGTGGACCAACTGGGCTTTTTAAAG GTGTCGTTTCCACTGCAAACAATGGTGGTTTTTCTAGTATAAGAACAAGG AATTTCCCAGTACCTGAAGATCTTTCCGCATATGATGGTTTGGAGCTACGCCTTAAAGGTGACGGCCGGCGTTATAAGCTTATTGTTCGCACGAGCAGTGATTGGGATACTATAGGATATACATTGAGTTTTGACACAGTCGAAGGCCAGTGGCAGTCG GTGCGCttacctttttcttctttgagaCCCATATTTAGAGCACGAACTGTATCAGATGCTCCGCCCTTTGACCCAAGCAACATCCTATCGTTGCAG CTCATGTTTAGTAAGTTCGAATATGATGGGGAGCTTAATCCAACGTTCGTGGAAGGTGCATTTCAGCTTCCTGTATCAAGCATTCGGTCATATATTAAGGATCCTATCACCCCAAG GTTCGTTCATGTGGGCTCTGCCGGAGTGACTCGAACTGAGAGACCTGGACTCGATTTAAGTAAACAGCCTCCTGCTGTTCGCTTGAACAAGGAACTGGGATTTATTCTCACTTTCAAGTTGAAG GGTGAAGATTTGATACGGGAAAGTGGAATTCCATACACAATTGTTAGGCCTTGTGCATTAACTGAGGAGCCTGCAGGAGCTGATCTCATTTTTGACCAAGGAGACAATATAACG GGGAAAATATCAAGGGAAGAAGTTGCTCGAATATGTGTTGCTGCTCTTGAAAGCCCTTATGCGTGTGACAAGACCTTTGAG GTTAAAAGTGTCGTTCCATTTAGTGAGCCTTTCACAGTGGATCCTGAAAACCCTCCGCCTGAGAAAGATTATGATGTGTATTTCAAGACATTGAAAGATGGAATTACGGGGAAAGAAGTCCTAGAGCAAAGTCCTGTTGCCGTCTAA
- the LOC131315077 gene encoding protein HIGH CHLOROPHYLL FLUORESCENCE PHENOTYPE 173, chloroplastic isoform X4: MDCCCFSYTNRPTFPSPTLLNFRVYRSFPVLASFPLFQHLVYQQYSYFQPVRTYKRTITAQAGNQGWDLGRFFRTLYFFNGPPSPAKFIEFVVGKLSNPSPSEPVNAMDSSGIVLVAGATGGVGRRVVNILRNKGLPVRVLVRNKDKARSMLGPDIDLVGNLTNFQVVGDITKDSTLAPEYFKGVKRVINAVSVIVGPKEGDTPDRAKYSQGIKFFEPEIKGDSPEMVEYIGMKILINAVKASVGVRSGKLIYGYEGNSVKELAWGALDDVVMGGVSESSFQVDPTGGENGGPTGLFKGVVSTANNGGFSSIRTRNFPVPEDLSAYDGLELRLKGDGRRYKLIVRTSSDWDTIGYTLSFDTVEGQWQSVRLPFSSLRPIFRARTVSDAPPFDPSNILSLQLMFSKFEYDGELNPTFVEGAFQLPVSSIRSYIKDPITPRFVHVGSAGVTRTERPGLDLSKQPPAVRLNKELGFILTFKLKGEDLIRESGIPYTIVRPCALTEEPAGADLIFDQGDNITGKISREEVARICVAALESPYACDKTFEVKSVVPFSEPFTVDPENPPPEKDYDVYFKTLKDGITGKEVLEQSPVAV, from the exons ATGGATTGTTGCTGTTTCAGTTACACCAACCGACCGACGTTTCCCTCCCCTACCCTTCTCAACTTTCGGGTATATCGATCCTTCCCCGTTCTAGCTTCATTCCCCTT ATTTCAGCACCTCGTTTACCAGCAATACTCTTATTTTCAACCTGTGAGAACATATAAGCGGACTATTACGGCACAAGCTGGAAACCAAGGGTGGGATCTCGGCCGATTTTTCAGGACATTGTACTTTTTTAATGGTCCTCCATCTCCTGCTAAG TTCATTGAATTTGTAGTGGGAAAACTTTCCAATCCGTCACCTAGTGAACCAGTAAATGCAATGGACTCTTCTGGGATTGTGCTAGTTGCTGGAGCCACTGGTGGTGTTGGGAGAAGAGTAGTCAACATCCTACGCAATAAAGGGTTGCCAGTCCGAGTGTTG GTCAGAAACAAAGACAAGGCAAGAAGCATGCTCGGTCCAGACATCGACTTG GTTGGTAATCTCACGAATTTTCAGGTTGTAGGAGATATTACCAAGGATAGTACTCTTGCTCCTGAGTACTTCAAAGGAGTGAAAAGGGTTATAAATGCTGTTTCAGTCATTGTTGGCCCAAAGGAAGGGGATACTCCTGACAGGGCAAAGTACAGCCAA GGGATCAAGTTCTTTGAACCAGAG ATAAAAGGTGATTCACCTGAAATGGTGGAGTATATtggaatgaaaattttgattaatgCTGTAAAGGCAAGTGTTGGAGTTCGAAGTGGAAAACTGATCTATGGATATGAAG GTAATTCAGTTAAAGAACTTGCTTGGGGTGCTTTAGATGACGTCGTGATGGGAGGAGTGAGTGAAAGTTCATTTCAAGTTGATCCAACTGGTGGTGAAAATGGTGGACCAACTGGGCTTTTTAAAG GTGTCGTTTCCACTGCAAACAATGGTGGTTTTTCTAGTATAAGAACAAGG AATTTCCCAGTACCTGAAGATCTTTCCGCATATGATGGTTTGGAGCTACGCCTTAAAGGTGACGGCCGGCGTTATAAGCTTATTGTTCGCACGAGCAGTGATTGGGATACTATAGGATATACATTGAGTTTTGACACAGTCGAAGGCCAGTGGCAGTCG GTGCGCttacctttttcttctttgagaCCCATATTTAGAGCACGAACTGTATCAGATGCTCCGCCCTTTGACCCAAGCAACATCCTATCGTTGCAG CTCATGTTTAGTAAGTTCGAATATGATGGGGAGCTTAATCCAACGTTCGTGGAAGGTGCATTTCAGCTTCCTGTATCAAGCATTCGGTCATATATTAAGGATCCTATCACCCCAAG GTTCGTTCATGTGGGCTCTGCCGGAGTGACTCGAACTGAGAGACCTGGACTCGATTTAAGTAAACAGCCTCCTGCTGTTCGCTTGAACAAGGAACTGGGATTTATTCTCACTTTCAAGTTGAAG GGTGAAGATTTGATACGGGAAAGTGGAATTCCATACACAATTGTTAGGCCTTGTGCATTAACTGAGGAGCCTGCAGGAGCTGATCTCATTTTTGACCAAGGAGACAATATAACG GGGAAAATATCAAGGGAAGAAGTTGCTCGAATATGTGTTGCTGCTCTTGAAAGCCCTTATGCGTGTGACAAGACCTTTGAG GTTAAAAGTGTCGTTCCATTTAGTGAGCCTTTCACAGTGGATCCTGAAAACCCTCCGCCTGAGAAAGATTATGATGTGTATTTCAAGACATTGAAAGATGGAATTACGGGGAAAGAAGTCCTAGAGCAAAGTCCTGTTGCCGTCTAA
- the LOC131315077 gene encoding protein HIGH CHLOROPHYLL FLUORESCENCE PHENOTYPE 173, chloroplastic isoform X2: protein MDCCCFSYTNRPTFPSPTLLNFRGNASSVGRRLCRKKFRPGQLSSNHSKPFLQHNDRFQHLVYQQYSYFQPVRTYKRTITAQAGNQGWDLGRFFRTLYFFNGPPSPAKFIEFVVGKLSNPSPSEPVNAMDSSGIVLVAGATGGVGRRVVNILRNKGLPVRVLVRNKDKARSMLGPDIDLVGNLTNFQVVGDITKDSTLAPEYFKGVKRVINAVSVIVGPKEGDTPDRAKYSQGIKFFEPEIKGDSPEMVEYIGMKILINAVKASVGVRSGKLIYGYEGNSVKELAWGALDDVVMGGVSESSFQVDPTGGENGGPTGLFKGVVSTANNGGFSSIRTRNFPVPEDLSAYDGLELRLKGDGRRYKLIVRTSSDWDTIGYTLSFDTVEGQWQSVRLPFSSLRPIFRARTVSDAPPFDPSNILSLQLMFSKFEYDGELNPTFVEGAFQLPVSSIRSYIKDPITPRFVHVGSAGVTRTERPGLDLSKQPPAVRLNKELGFILTFKLKGEDLIRESGIPYTIVRPCALTEEPAGADLIFDQGDNITGKISREEVARICVAALESPYACDKTFEVVLIHLAPSTCVQFLSATVVSGCIYFPIRNFRQWFMCRTYG from the exons ATGGATTGTTGCTGTTTCAGTTACACCAACCGACCGACGTTTCCCTCCCCTACCCTTCTCAACTTTCGG GGGAATGCATCTTCTGTTGGTAGAAGACTTTGTAGGAAAAAATTTCGTCCTGGGCAGCTGTCTTCCAACCATTCTAAGCCATTTCTTCAACATAATGACAGATTTCAGCACCTCGTTTACCAGCAATACTCTTATTTTCAACCTGTGAGAACATATAAGCGGACTATTACGGCACAAGCTGGAAACCAAGGGTGGGATCTCGGCCGATTTTTCAGGACATTGTACTTTTTTAATGGTCCTCCATCTCCTGCTAAG TTCATTGAATTTGTAGTGGGAAAACTTTCCAATCCGTCACCTAGTGAACCAGTAAATGCAATGGACTCTTCTGGGATTGTGCTAGTTGCTGGAGCCACTGGTGGTGTTGGGAGAAGAGTAGTCAACATCCTACGCAATAAAGGGTTGCCAGTCCGAGTGTTG GTCAGAAACAAAGACAAGGCAAGAAGCATGCTCGGTCCAGACATCGACTTG GTTGGTAATCTCACGAATTTTCAGGTTGTAGGAGATATTACCAAGGATAGTACTCTTGCTCCTGAGTACTTCAAAGGAGTGAAAAGGGTTATAAATGCTGTTTCAGTCATTGTTGGCCCAAAGGAAGGGGATACTCCTGACAGGGCAAAGTACAGCCAA GGGATCAAGTTCTTTGAACCAGAG ATAAAAGGTGATTCACCTGAAATGGTGGAGTATATtggaatgaaaattttgattaatgCTGTAAAGGCAAGTGTTGGAGTTCGAAGTGGAAAACTGATCTATGGATATGAAG GTAATTCAGTTAAAGAACTTGCTTGGGGTGCTTTAGATGACGTCGTGATGGGAGGAGTGAGTGAAAGTTCATTTCAAGTTGATCCAACTGGTGGTGAAAATGGTGGACCAACTGGGCTTTTTAAAG GTGTCGTTTCCACTGCAAACAATGGTGGTTTTTCTAGTATAAGAACAAGG AATTTCCCAGTACCTGAAGATCTTTCCGCATATGATGGTTTGGAGCTACGCCTTAAAGGTGACGGCCGGCGTTATAAGCTTATTGTTCGCACGAGCAGTGATTGGGATACTATAGGATATACATTGAGTTTTGACACAGTCGAAGGCCAGTGGCAGTCG GTGCGCttacctttttcttctttgagaCCCATATTTAGAGCACGAACTGTATCAGATGCTCCGCCCTTTGACCCAAGCAACATCCTATCGTTGCAG CTCATGTTTAGTAAGTTCGAATATGATGGGGAGCTTAATCCAACGTTCGTGGAAGGTGCATTTCAGCTTCCTGTATCAAGCATTCGGTCATATATTAAGGATCCTATCACCCCAAG GTTCGTTCATGTGGGCTCTGCCGGAGTGACTCGAACTGAGAGACCTGGACTCGATTTAAGTAAACAGCCTCCTGCTGTTCGCTTGAACAAGGAACTGGGATTTATTCTCACTTTCAAGTTGAAG GGTGAAGATTTGATACGGGAAAGTGGAATTCCATACACAATTGTTAGGCCTTGTGCATTAACTGAGGAGCCTGCAGGAGCTGATCTCATTTTTGACCAAGGAGACAATATAACG GGGAAAATATCAAGGGAAGAAGTTGCTCGAATATGTGTTGCTGCTCTTGAAAGCCCTTATGCGTGTGACAAGACCTTTGAGGTTGTACTTATACACCTTGCACCTTCTACCTGCGTGCAATTCTTATCTGCTACTGTTGTATCTGGTTGTATCTACTTCCCAATCAGAAACTTCAGGCAGTGGTTTATGTGCAGGACATATG GTTAA
- the LOC131315077 gene encoding protein HIGH CHLOROPHYLL FLUORESCENCE PHENOTYPE 173, chloroplastic isoform X5, protein MDCCCFSYTNRPTFPSPTLLNFRGNASSVGRRLCRKKFRPGQLSSNHSKPFLQHNDRFQHLVYQQYSYFQPVRTYKRTITAQAGNQGWDLGRFFRTLYFFNGPPSPAKFIEFVVGKLSNPSPSEPVNAMDSSGIVLVAGATGGVGRRVVNILRNKGLPVRVLVRNKDKARSMLGPDIDLVGNLTNFQVVGDITKDSTLAPEYFKGVKRVINAVSVIVGPKEGDTPDRAKYSQGIKFFEPEIKGDSPEMVEYIGMKILINAVKASVGVRSGKLIYGYEGNSVKELAWGALDDVVMGGVSESSFQVDPTGGENGGPTGLFKGVVSTANNGGFSSIRTRNFPVPEDLSAYDGLELRLKGDGRRYKLIVRTSSDWDTIGYTLSFDTVEGQWQSVRLPFSSLRPIFRARTVSDAPPFDPSNILSLQLMFSKFEYDGELNPTFVEGAFQLPVSSIRSYIKDPITPRFVHVGSAGVTRTERPGLDLSKQPPAVRLNKELGFILTFKLKGEDLIRESGIPYTIVRPCALTEEPAGADLIFDQGDNITGKISREEVARICVAALESPYACDKTFEVCNLS, encoded by the exons ATGGATTGTTGCTGTTTCAGTTACACCAACCGACCGACGTTTCCCTCCCCTACCCTTCTCAACTTTCGG GGGAATGCATCTTCTGTTGGTAGAAGACTTTGTAGGAAAAAATTTCGTCCTGGGCAGCTGTCTTCCAACCATTCTAAGCCATTTCTTCAACATAATGACAGATTTCAGCACCTCGTTTACCAGCAATACTCTTATTTTCAACCTGTGAGAACATATAAGCGGACTATTACGGCACAAGCTGGAAACCAAGGGTGGGATCTCGGCCGATTTTTCAGGACATTGTACTTTTTTAATGGTCCTCCATCTCCTGCTAAG TTCATTGAATTTGTAGTGGGAAAACTTTCCAATCCGTCACCTAGTGAACCAGTAAATGCAATGGACTCTTCTGGGATTGTGCTAGTTGCTGGAGCCACTGGTGGTGTTGGGAGAAGAGTAGTCAACATCCTACGCAATAAAGGGTTGCCAGTCCGAGTGTTG GTCAGAAACAAAGACAAGGCAAGAAGCATGCTCGGTCCAGACATCGACTTG GTTGGTAATCTCACGAATTTTCAGGTTGTAGGAGATATTACCAAGGATAGTACTCTTGCTCCTGAGTACTTCAAAGGAGTGAAAAGGGTTATAAATGCTGTTTCAGTCATTGTTGGCCCAAAGGAAGGGGATACTCCTGACAGGGCAAAGTACAGCCAA GGGATCAAGTTCTTTGAACCAGAG ATAAAAGGTGATTCACCTGAAATGGTGGAGTATATtggaatgaaaattttgattaatgCTGTAAAGGCAAGTGTTGGAGTTCGAAGTGGAAAACTGATCTATGGATATGAAG GTAATTCAGTTAAAGAACTTGCTTGGGGTGCTTTAGATGACGTCGTGATGGGAGGAGTGAGTGAAAGTTCATTTCAAGTTGATCCAACTGGTGGTGAAAATGGTGGACCAACTGGGCTTTTTAAAG GTGTCGTTTCCACTGCAAACAATGGTGGTTTTTCTAGTATAAGAACAAGG AATTTCCCAGTACCTGAAGATCTTTCCGCATATGATGGTTTGGAGCTACGCCTTAAAGGTGACGGCCGGCGTTATAAGCTTATTGTTCGCACGAGCAGTGATTGGGATACTATAGGATATACATTGAGTTTTGACACAGTCGAAGGCCAGTGGCAGTCG GTGCGCttacctttttcttctttgagaCCCATATTTAGAGCACGAACTGTATCAGATGCTCCGCCCTTTGACCCAAGCAACATCCTATCGTTGCAG CTCATGTTTAGTAAGTTCGAATATGATGGGGAGCTTAATCCAACGTTCGTGGAAGGTGCATTTCAGCTTCCTGTATCAAGCATTCGGTCATATATTAAGGATCCTATCACCCCAAG GTTCGTTCATGTGGGCTCTGCCGGAGTGACTCGAACTGAGAGACCTGGACTCGATTTAAGTAAACAGCCTCCTGCTGTTCGCTTGAACAAGGAACTGGGATTTATTCTCACTTTCAAGTTGAAG GGTGAAGATTTGATACGGGAAAGTGGAATTCCATACACAATTGTTAGGCCTTGTGCATTAACTGAGGAGCCTGCAGGAGCTGATCTCATTTTTGACCAAGGAGACAATATAACG GGGAAAATATCAAGGGAAGAAGTTGCTCGAATATGTGTTGCTGCTCTTGAAAGCCCTTATGCGTGTGACAAGACCTTTGAG GTATGTAACCTCTCCTGA